Proteins encoded within one genomic window of Humulus lupulus chromosome 1, drHumLupu1.1, whole genome shotgun sequence:
- the LOC133807235 gene encoding branched-chain amino acid aminotransferase 2, chloroplastic yields the protein MDCAAALLPGFHPNYLLCPSRHFSSLLPKTDLSSPLKFQLQNKQLSLASSHGFSPVICNATLSDTYSETVELADIDWDNLGFGFLPTDYMYNMKCAQGESFSNGELQRFGNIELSPSAGVLNYGQGLFEGLKAYRKEDGNILLFRPEENALRMRLGAERMCMPSPTVDQFVDAVKATVLANKRWIPPVGKGSLYIRPLLMGSGAVLGLAPAPEYTFLIYVSPVGNYFKEGVAPIHLIVEDNLHRATPGGTGGVKTIGNYAAVLKAQSAAKEQGYSDVLYLDCVHKKYLEEVSSCNIFVVKGNLISTPAIKGTILPGITRKSIIDVARTLGFQVEERLVHVDELLDADEVFCTGTAVVVSPVGSITYHGERVPYNEGGVGAVSQQLYSALTRLQMGLIKDNMNWTVELS from the exons ATGGATTGCGCCGCTGCCCTTTTGCCTGGCTTTCACCCTAATTACCTTCTCTGCCCCTCCCGccatttttcttctcttcttcccaAAACCGATCTCTCTTCTCCTCTCAAG TTTCAGCTCCAAAACAAGCAGCTTTCTTTAGCTTCTTCTCATGGTTTTTCTCCAGTTATTTGCAATGCTACATTGTCTGATACTTACAG TGAAACAGTTGAATTAGCCGACATAGATTGGGACAACCTTGGATTTGGGTTTCTTCCCACTGATTATATGTATAACATGAAATGTGCTCAAGGTGAGAGCTTTTCAAATGGTGAATTACAACGATTTGGGAACATTGAGTTGAGCCCTTCAGCTGGAGTTTTGAACTATGGCCAG ggGCTGTTTGAGGGTCTAAAAGCCTACCGGAAAGAAGATGGAAATATACTCCTGTTTCGTCCTGAGGAGAATGCACTGCGGATGAGACTGGGTGCCGAACGGATGTGCATGCCATCACCAACCGTTGATCAATTTGTGGATGCTGTAAAGGCTACTGTCTTAGCAAACAAGCGTTGG ATTCCTCCTGTTGGTAAAGGATCCTTGTATATCAGGCCATTGCTAATGGGAAGCGGAGCAGTTCTTGGTCTTGCACCTGCTCCTGAGTACACATTTCTGATTTACGTTTCGCCTGTTGGAAACTATTTTAAG GAAGGTGTGGCACCAATTCATCTAATTGTTGAGGATAATTTGCACCGTGCAACTCCTGGAGGTACTGGAGGTGTAAAGACTATAGGAAACTATGCTGCG GTTCTCAAGGCTCAATCAGCTGCAAAAGAACAAGGGTATTCAGATGTTCTCTACCTTGATTGTGTACACAAAAAATATCTAGAGGAGGTCTCCTCTTGCAACATTTTTGTCGTGAAG GGTAACCTTATCTCTACTCCAGCAATTAAAGGGACGATCTTACCTGGTATTACTCGAAAGAGTATCATTGATGTTGCTCGTACCCTGGGATTTCAG GTTGAGGAGCGTCTTGTGCATGTTGATGAGTTACTTGATGCTGACGAAGTATTCTGTACGGGAACAGCTGTTGTTGTATCACCTGTGGGGAGTATTACTTACCATGGTGAAAG GGTGCCTTACAATGAGGGAGGTGTTGGTGCTGTGTCGCAGCAACTCTACTCGGCACTTACCAGATTACAGATGGGTCTTATAAAGGACAATATGAATTGGACCGTTGAGCTGAGCTAA